Proteins encoded by one window of Lycium barbarum isolate Lr01 chromosome 11, ASM1917538v2, whole genome shotgun sequence:
- the LOC132618903 gene encoding low affinity inorganic phosphate transporter 1-like: MAKEQLEVLSALDVAKTQLYHFTAIVVAGMGFFTDAYDLFCISLVTKLLGRIYYHVEGSTKPGTLPPNVSAAVNGVAFCGTLAGQLFFGWLGDKLGRKKVYGMTLMIMVICSIASGLSFGHMRKSVMATLCFFRFWLGFGIGGDYPLSAVIMSEYANKRTRGAFIAAVFAMQGFGILVGGMAAIVVSASFKTVYPAPAYQDNPSASTPPEVDLAWRVILMFGALPAGLTYYWRMKMPETARYTALVAKNAKQAASDMSRVLQVEIEAEQEKVATEKGNDFGLFTIQFLRRHGLHLLGTTSTWFLLDIAFYSQNLFQKDIFSAIGWIPPPETMNALEEVYRIARAQTLIALCSTVPGYWFTVAFIDKLGRFTIQLMGFFFMTAFMFALAIPYNHWTHKENRIGFVIMYSLTFFFANFGPNATTFVVPAEIFPARLRSTCHGISAAAGKAGAIVGAFGFLYAAQSNDPNKTDSGYPPGFGVRNSLIVLGCINFFGMLFTLLVPESKGKSLEEMSKENEGVDGNDKEVE, translated from the coding sequence ATGGCTAAAGAGCAATTGGAAGTGCTAAGTGCACTTGATGTAGCAAAAACACAATTGTATCACTTCACTGCAATTGTTGTTGCTGGCATGGGTTTTTTCACTGATGCATATGACCTCTTCTGCATTTCTTTGGTCACGAAATTGCTCGGGCGCATTTACTATCACGTCGAGGGGTCAACAAAGCCCGGGACTCTCCCTCCTAACGTCTCTGCCGCGGTTAATGGTGTCGCGTTTTGTGGGACCCTCGCCGGACAATTGTTCTTCGGGTGGCTTGGTGATAAATTAGGAAGGAAAAAAGTCTATGGAATGACACTTATGATTATGGTCATTTGTTCAATTGCCTCTGGCCTTTCTTTTGGCCATATGCGGAAAAGCGTTATGGCCACGCTTTGTTTCTTCCGGTTTTGGCTCGGGTTTGGGATTGGTGGCGACTACCCTTTGTCTGCCGTTATAATGTCTGAGTACGCCAACAAAAGGACACGTGGCGCGTTTATAGCGGCTGTGTTTGCTATGCAAGGTTTCGGGATCTTGGTTGGCGGGATGGCGGCAATTGTCGTTTCTGCCTCGTTTAAAACAGTGTACCCTGCTCCAGCATATCAGGACAACCCTAGTGCTTCCACTCCCCCCGAGGTTGATCTCGCGTGGCGTGTGATCTTAATGTTTGGCGCTCTGCCAGCTGGACTTACTTATTACTGGCGAATGAAGATGCCTGAAACAGCGCGTTACACGGCCTTAGTGGCCAAGAACGCGAAACAAGCAGCTAGTGACATGTCAAGAGTGCTACAAGTCGAAATAGAAGCCGAGCAAGAAAAAGTTGCGACAGAAAAAGGGAACGATTTCGGGTTGTTCACGATACAATTCCTCCGTCGGCACGGACTTCACTTGCTCGGAACGACTAGCACGTGGTTTTTATTGGACATTGCTTTCTATAGCCAAAATCTTTTCCAAAAAGACATTTTTAGCGCGATTGGATGGATCCCTCCACCCGAGACAATGAACGCGCTCGAAGAAGTTTACAGAATTGCAAGAGCACAAACTCTTATCGCTCTCTGTAGTACCGTCCCAGGGTATTGGTTTACGGTGGCATTCATCGATAAATTAGGGCGATTCACTATCCAATTAATGGGGTTTTTCTTCATGACCGCGTTCATGTTCGCGTTGGCCATTCCTTACAATCACTGGACACACAAGGAAAACAGGATTGGATTTGTTATCATGTATTCCTTAACTTTTTTCTTTGCCAATTTTGGTCCGAACGCGACCACGTTTGTGGTCCCTGCGGAGATTTTCCCCGCGAGGCTACGGTCGACGTGCCACGGGATATCGGCTGCCGCTGGCAAAGCAGGAGCAATAGTTGGTGCATTTGGATTTCTTTATGCTGCACAATCTAATGATCCAAACAAGACTGATTCTGGCTACCCTCCTGGCTTTGGTGTGAGGAATTCTTTGATTGTCTTAGGTTGTATTAATTTTTTTGGGATGTTGTTTACATTGTTGGTACCAGAATCTAAAGGGAAATCATTGGAGGAAATGTCAAAGGAAAATGAGGGAGTAGATGGAAATGATAAAGAAGTCGAATAG
- the LOC132619182 gene encoding transcription factor MYB4-like produces the protein MVRAPCCEKTGLKKGPWDHEEDQILISYIQKNGHGNWRALPKQAGLLRCGKSCRLRWMNYLSPDIKRGNFTKEEEDNIIHLHEVLGNRWSAIAARLPGRTDNEIKNIWHTHLKKRLTSYQPPQNSKIHSKKINEINSFVHAPNSPQISSSEMSAVTSDSLSSIVAPSMTIGDQNKQEEIDSWEYFSKIDESFWDELAMDNNSNFVPTMAGEGFQSCDMFDGTTRLEDDMDFLFNFFIKAEDLTELPEL, from the exons atggTGAGAGCACCTTGTTGTGAAAAGACGGGATTGAAGAAAGGGCCATGGGATCATGAAGAAGACCAAATTCTCATTTCTTACATTCAAAAAAATGGCCATGGTAATTGGCGCGCGCTTCCTAAACAAGCTG GACTATTGAGATGTGGAAAAAGTTGCAGACTCAGGTGGATGAATTATTTGAGTCCAGATATAAAGAGGGGAAATTTCaccaaagaagaagaagataataTCATCCATTTACATGAAGTTCTTGGCAATAG aTGGTCAGCAATAGCAGCAAGATTACCGGGAAGAACGgataatgaaataaaaaatatttgGCATACTCATTTGAAGAAAAGGCTAACAAGTTATCAACCTCCTCAAAACTCCAAAATACACTCCAAGAAGATTAATGAAATAAATAGTTTCGTGCATGCTCCTAACTCGCCACAAATATCGTCTAGCGAAATGTCAGCCGTGACATCCGATTCATTGTCATCGATCGTTGCCCCGAGCATGACAATCGGTGATCAGAATAAACAAGAAGAAATCGACTCATGGGAGTATTTTAGCAAGATCGACGAGAGTTTCTGGGATGAACTAGCAATGGACAACAACTCGAACTTTGTTCCTACTATGGCTGGTGAAGGATTTCAAAGTTGTGATATGTTTGATGGCACAACAAGATTAGAGGATGATATGGACTTTTTGTTCAACTTTTTCATAAAGGCTGAGGATTTGACAGAATTACCAGAACTTTGA
- the LOC132617512 gene encoding low affinity inorganic phosphate transporter 1-like gives MAGEDNNNLQVLNALDVAKTQLYHFTAIVIAGMGFFTDAYDLFSISLVTKLLGRLYYTKPDLLKPGTLPPTVSSSVTGVALVGTLAGQLFFGWLGDKMGRKKVYGMTLVLMVVCSVASGLSFGNTPKGVMATLCFFRFWLGFGIGGDYPLSATIMSEYANKKTRGAFIAAVFAMQGFGILFSGIIALIVSAGFDHAYKAPTFAENAALSTVPQSDFIWRIILMFGALPAGLTYYWRMKMPETARYTALVAKDAKKAAQDMGRVLQVEIDPEDAKIEQMSRDETNKFGLFSMEFVRRHGMHLFGTCSTWFLLDIAFYSQNLFQKDVFSAIGWIPPAATMNAVQEVYKISRAQTLIALCSTVPGYWFTVAFIDIIGRFAIQLIGFFFMTVFMFAIALPYHHWTLKENHIGFVVMYSLTFFFANFGPNATTFVVPAEIFPARLRSTCHGISAAAGKAGAIVGVYGFLYAAQNKDPTKTDAGYPAGIGIKNSLIVLGCINALGMICTFCVPEANGKSLEEASQETMSGET, from the coding sequence ATGGCTGGTGAGGATAATAATAATCTACAAGTGCTTAATGCACTTGATGTGGCAAAGACTCAACTCTACCATTTCACAGCAATTGTTATTGCTGGAATGGGATTTTTCACTGATGCCTATGATCTCTTCAGCATTTCCCTTGTCACAAAATTACTAGGGCGTTTATACTACACCAAACCCGATCTCTTGAAGCCTGGAACACTCCCTCCGACCGTCTCATCATCGGTCACGGGTGTCGCCCTGGTCGGCACCCTCGCCGGTCAACTTTTCTTCGGCTGGCTCGGTGACAAAATGGGCCGAAAAAAGGTCTATGGGATGACCTTAGTTCTCATGGTTGTGTGTTCCGTTGCTTCAGGGCTCTCCTTCGGGAACACTCCTAAGGGTGTTATGGCCACACTATGTTTCTTCAGGTTTTGGCTTGGATTTGGCATTGGTGGGGATTACCCTTTATCCGCCACCATTATGTCTGAATATGCAAACAAGAAGACACGTGGTGCCTTTATAGCTGCCGTTTTCGCCATGCAAGGATTTGGAATTTTATTCAGTGGGATAATTGCGCTTATCGTATCAGCAGGATTCGATCATGCTTATAAGGCCCCGACTTTCGCAGAAAATGCAGCTTTGTCCACCGTGCCACAATCTGACTTCATTTGGCGTATAATTCTCATGTTCGGGGCATTACCAGCCGGCCTCACTTACTACTGGCGTATGAAGATGCCCGAAACAGCCCGTTACACGGCTCTCGTGGCGAAAGATGCAAAAAAGGCCGCACAGGACATGGGCAGGGTACTACAAGTTGAAATTGATCCTGAGGATGCAAAAATCGAACAAATGTCTAGGGACGAAACAAATAAATTTGGTCTATTTTCTATGGAATTCGTTCGTCGCCACGGGATGCACCTATTTGGAACCTGTTCTACATGGTTTTTGTTGGACATTGCTTTCTACAGCCAAAATCTATTCCAAAAAGATGTGTTCTCAGCAATTGGATGGATCCCTCCGGCCGCAACAATGAATGCTGTTCAGGAAGTTTACAAAATATCAAGAGCACAAACCTTGATTGCGCTATGTAGTACAGTGCCAGGGTACTGGTTCACCGTGGCGTTCATTGATATAATTGGAAGGTTCGCAATCCAATTGATCGGATTCTTCTTTATGACTGTCTTCATGTTTGCCATCGCCCTTCCCTACCATCATTGGACATTGAAGGAGAACCATATCGGGTTCGTGGTCATGTACTCCCTCACGTTCTTTTTCGCGAACTTTGGGCCTAACGCAACCACATTTGTGGTCCCAGCTGAGATTTTCCCTGCCAGGCTTCGATCAACTTGTCATGGGATTTCTGCAGCTGCAGGTAAAGCTGGAGCTATAGTGGGGGTATACGGATTCCTGTACGCTGCACAAAATAAAGATCCAACGAAAACCGATGCAGGATACCCCGCTGGTATTGGCATAAAGAACTCTCTCATTGTTCTTGGGTGCATCAATGCTCTTGGAATGATTTGTACATTCTGTGTGCCAGAGGCAAATGGAAAATCCCTTGAGGAAGCGTCCCAAGAAACTATGTCTGGAGAGACATAA
- the LOC132617757 gene encoding 11S globulin seed storage protein 1-like produces the protein MASKSSLLCFSFCFLFLCQASFAQLLGAERQQIWQRLQQQQQHRALRSKTECQIERLNAQEPNRRFDSEAGVTEFWDATQEQFECAGVQAVRHEIRRNGLLLPYYSNTPQLIYIVQGYGVHSTVFPGCAETFETESPQSRQGERGERGQRHLDRHQKVRRFRAGDILALPAGVTHWTYNDGEEPIISVSLIDTSNQANQLDLTFRKFFLAGNPQRGVQQQILGRQQEEASPFGTRGSQQESGGNILSGFEAELLSEAFNVDAEVIRKLQEQAPERGIIVRAENLRFLLPEESREEEEREFHGRGGRPINGLEETFCTMKLRENIGHPTRSDVYNPRGGRINTVNGNTLPVLNFLQLSAERGTLYRNAIVAPHWNTNAHSIIYIIRGSGRIQVVGNAGRSVFNDEVRRGQLIVVPQNFAIVKRAGEEGLEYIAFKTNDNAMTNPLAGRLSAIRAMPEEVLMNSYDISRQEARSLKYNRDELTVFGPGARSSRQYA, from the exons ATGGCTTCAAAATCCTCTCTCCtttgtttttccttttgtttCCTCTTTCTTTGTCAGGCCAGCTTCGCTCAGCTCTTAGGAGCTGAGCGTCAGCAGATATGGCAAAGGCTGCAGCAACAGCAGCAGCACCGGGCGCTCAGGTCTAAGACTGAGTGTCAGATCGAGCGCCTGAATGCTCAGGAACCGAACCGTAGGTTCGATTCAGAGGCCGGTGTCACCGAGTTCTGGGACGCGACCCAAGAACAGTTCGAGTGCGCCGGAGTTCAAGCCGTCAGGCATGAGATCCGGCGCAACGGGCTTTTGTTGCCTTACTATAGCAACACTCCCCAGCTCATCTATATCGTTCAAGGCTA TGGAGTTCATTCAACTGTGTTCCCCGGTTGTGCCGAGACGTTTGAAACCGAGTCGCCACAATCGAGGCagggagagagaggagagagagggCAGAGACACCTCGATCGTCACCAGAAAGTTAGGCGTTTTCGGGCTGGTGATATTCTTGCATTGCCTGCCGGAGTTACTCATTGGACATATAATGATGGTGAAGAACCTATTATTAGTGTCTCACTTATTGACACTTCTAATCAGGCCAATCAACTTGATCTCACCTTCAGG AAATTCTTCCTTGCTGGAAATCCTCAACGTGGAGTACAACAACAAATATTAGGAAGACAACAAGAGGAAGCCAGCCCATTTGGAACAAGAGGCTCTCAACAAGAGAGTGGAGGCAACATTTTAAGTGGATTCGAGGCTGAACTTCTCTCCGAGGCATTCAACGTTGATGCCGAGGTGATACGAAAGCTTCAGGAACAGGCGCCCGAGAGGGGAATCATCGTCCGGGCCGAAAACCTTCGTTTCCTCCTTCCGGAAGAATCTAGAGAAGAAGAAGAACGTGAATTCCATGGAAGAGGAGGAAGGCCTATTAATGGCTTGGAGGAAACATTTTGCACAATGAAGTTGAGGGAGAACATTGGTCATCCTACTAGGTCTGACGTGTACAATCCACGTGGCGGACGCATCAACACCGTCAATGGTAATACTCTCCCGGTCCTTAACTTTCTCCAGCTCAGCGCGGAGAGAGGAACCCTCTACAGA AATGCTATAGTGGCACCACACTGGAACACGAATGCCCACTCAATCATCTACATCATCAGGGGAAGCGGCCGGATCCAGGTGGTTGGGAACGCTGGAAGGTCCGTGTTCAACGACGAGGTAAGGCGGGGCCAGCTAATCGTCGTGCCTCAAAACTTCGCCATTGTGAAGAGGGCAGGGGAGGAAGGGCTCGAGTACATCGCCTTCAAGACCAACGACAACGCCATGACTAACCCGTTAGCTGGGCGGTTGTCAGCTATCCGAGCCATGCCCGAGGAAGTCCTCATGAACTCGTACGATATTTCGAGGCAGGAGGCTAGGAGCTTGAAGTATAATAGGGATGAGCTTACTGTTTTTGGACCAGGAGCTAGATCTAGCAGGCAATATGCCTAA